In Cryptococcus decagattii chromosome 1, complete sequence, the sequence TTCATTTCCGCCTCTCTGCTTCATACCTTCTTTCTGCTTCATATTGCCATCTGGCAGGGAACTGCATTGACTAAAAATATTTACTTTTGTCTCGGACACTAACATCACAAGACAGCTTCAGCAATGGGTGGTGGCGATCTTAACATGTGAATGCACTCGGACTTACTTTGCGGCGGATTTTTTGCTGATCTTATCAATCATAGGAAAAAATCCTGGCACCCAGTGCTCTTAGTCAATCAGGAGCGCGTGTGGAAAGCCGAAAAAATTGCcaatgaagaaaagaagatgctTGCGCAGCTGCGCAAAGAGCGTGAAGAGGAGCGACAACTTGAAGAACTACATCGTCTCCAAGAAGCTTCAActggcaagaagagggttgAGAAGCTCGATTGGATGTATGCTGCTCCAGGCACAGAGGGCGGAGCCCTTGGTGGAGCTAGAATTGGtgagagagagatggaggaatACTTGTTGGGGAAAAAGAGAGTTGATGAAGTGCTGGGACAGGGTGACAAGAATGTAAGTAAACATCTGTTCGACATTCAGCAAGGCTAATATGTATAAGATTGGAGCAGCTAGCAGAGAATTCATAGCTCTTCAGAATGCCAACACGGCGCGAGACACGGCGGCGAAAATCAGGGAAGATCCTTTGCTTGCCATCAAAAAACAGGAACAAGCTGCTCTGGTAGCCCTGATGAACCGGCCTGATATCAGGAAGCAACTCAGGGCAGCCaaaaaggccaaggaaacaaaGGAACGGGAAGGAGAAACTAAAGAAGAGCGAAAAGCCAGGAAAAGagttgagaaggaggtaaGCAGGTCTTAGCCTTTGCATATGTTCAAACCCTAAAGCATCCTACGTAGGAGCGACGGAAATCCAAACATCGATACCGCGACTCCCGTTCACCCCCTTCCGATTATTATGATGATCGTGATCATAGACGTCATCGTGACTCTTACGATTCTCGAGACCGAGATGGTCGACGGACTTATCGAGACCGCACAGACCGCTCGCGGACTCGGTCTGAGTCACCCAAAAGgggaaaaggggaaaaaGACTACTCTAGTAGGGATAGAGATTATCGAAAAAGAGATGACTCAAGGAGGAGGTCTCTCGATCAGAGTCCTAGAAAGGGTGGAGGAAATCGGTGGGCACATGGATCCGATGGTTACAGGGGAGATGATCATCGTGATGACCGTTTCCGCGAGCGACAGCGGGATAACCacattcctcctccccgGTATCCCCCTCGCGATCTTCCAGCTCCTTATGTTCGGCCACCATCGCCACCTCGATCTTCTGTAGCTGCCCCTGCAAATCATAACACCAATACTCTCGATGATCAGCGCGCTGCTCGAATGGCTGCTATGTCTGCCTCTGCTGACGAACTGTATTCCAGCCGATCCAAGTCGCTTGCTGCTCGTGCTGAGGAGGAGCGCCGAGAGCGGGAGAATGATGAAAAAATGAGGCAAAAGTATGGCAAGGAACAAGCTAGTGCAAACTTCTTTAGTCAACAAAGCCAGTTGGGTTTGGGTGAAGCCCTgcagagaagaggaggcaaGGGATTGTTAAAGGACATCTAGCATGCGTTGTATTTTTGATGAAATATGCATGTACTGCTTCATTTTTTAAAATTGCAACATCAAAATCATCAGTCAATTTGAACTCCAGAACAAAATTAAGATGTGATATTAGTATTGTCTCATATCGATGAAGTCGCTGTATATAGTACTTAACGAACATATTGAAGACCTTCTAAGTGTCGAAAACGACTCGTTCTTCCTAGCGGGGGATCAAACACAAATCGAATAAATCTCTCGCCTTTTACTAGAGATATCCGTGTATTTGGTCCGCAAACCCGCGTTCAAATTTGTTCCACACCCATTTCCCTGGGCTTTAAAaatctttttgtttttcgCGTCTTTTTATTTCTGCCTCCACATTTCGGTTGCCAGTCGTGTTGGTTTAGTCTTGTTATTGTATTTGCTAAACTTCACGAATCATTATCAATTCGACAATTCTGTTGATTTCCTTTTTACTAGTTTATCGCCCTAGCGAACCCAAATACACAATGACGACCAGCATAACAGTAAGTGTTGTTTGTTTCGCCTACGGAGCGCAATAGTGATCAAAGTCAAGGACGCCCGTCACTCCATACTACACCTTACACCTGCCTCGACCCTCGCTTTGTCCTTTGATGATCCTCCCGAAACGGGGTGGTCTGTTATGCCTGGATTTGACGAGTCTATTCCTGTTCCGCTACATCTGGAGCCTCCACGGGGTGACGGGGACGAGATTCTACCCAGCCAGATGCATCCATCTTATCCTTTAGGCAGGCCGACTTAtggcaagggcaagggagTATCAGAAAAGGGTGGCAGGAAAGTAGGAAATTTATTAGGAACTGCAGATGcttggggaagaggattaAGAACTGAAGCTGGAGCAGTGGTCGGGCCCTGgggcggaggaagaggtgaagTTTGGGAGGAAGCGGGGTTG encodes:
- a CDS encoding pre-mRNA-splicing factor CWC25 yields the protein MGGGDLNMKKSWHPVLLVNQERVWKAEKIANEEKKMLAQLRKEREEERQLEELHRLQEASTGKKRVEKLDWMYAAPGTEGGALGGARIGEREMEEYLLGKKRVDEVLGQGDKNIGAASREFIALQNANTARDTAAKIREDPLLAIKKQEQAALVALMNRPDIRKQLRAAKKAKETKEREGETKEERKARKRVEKEERRKSKHRYRDSRSPPSDYYDDRDHRRHRDSYDSRDRDGRRTYRDRTDRSRTRSESPKRGKGEKDYSSRDRDYRKRDDSRRRSLDQSPRKGGGNRWAHGSDGYRGDDHRDDRFRERQRDNHIPPPRYPPRDLPAPYVRPPSPPRSSVAAPANHNTNTLDDQRAARMAAMSASADELYSSRSKSLAARAEEERRERENDEKMRQKYGKEQASANFFSQQSQLGLGEALQRRGGKGLLKDI